One genomic segment of Paenibacillus durus includes these proteins:
- a CDS encoding ABC transporter substrate-binding protein yields the protein MKKIGAIILSTVLTAVLAAGCGSNNTENSGNSASGSNSAGDTIKIGADLELTGGQASFGDSALKGAQLAVKEINDAGGVLGKKLELVEADNASKSEEATQAAQKLITTDKVVAIIGSTTSTNTLGIVPVAQEKQIPLVSSSATNPKVTVDERTKKVNEWVFRASFIDPFQGQVMANFASNTLKAKTAVIYTDTSSDYSKGLQTFFEETFTKNGGQILSKESYQQKDSDFKAVLTRIKAANPDVIYLPGYYEEVGKILKQAREMGIKAPFMGGDGWDSPQLAEIAGAAALDNTYMSNHYSPEDTAPEVKSFVDAYKAANSNAVPDGMAALGYDAVKLVADAITRAGAAEPAKIKDALAATKDLQLATGKISMNESHDPVKAAVVLKFVGGKQTFETKVNP from the coding sequence ATGAAAAAAATCGGGGCCATTATTTTGTCGACAGTGCTGACTGCCGTATTGGCAGCAGGCTGCGGCAGCAACAACACAGAGAACAGCGGAAATTCCGCAAGCGGCAGCAACTCTGCTGGAGACACAATCAAAATCGGAGCTGACCTTGAGCTCACAGGCGGCCAAGCCTCCTTCGGCGACTCTGCTCTAAAAGGCGCTCAACTGGCAGTTAAGGAAATTAACGATGCGGGCGGTGTACTCGGCAAGAAGTTGGAGTTAGTTGAAGCCGATAACGCCTCGAAATCCGAAGAAGCAACGCAAGCTGCGCAAAAGCTGATTACCACCGACAAAGTTGTAGCGATCATTGGCTCAACGACTTCCACCAACACATTGGGTATCGTACCGGTTGCCCAGGAGAAACAAATTCCGCTCGTGAGCTCCTCTGCCACCAACCCGAAAGTAACGGTTGACGAGCGTACCAAAAAAGTGAACGAGTGGGTATTCCGCGCTTCCTTTATCGATCCTTTCCAAGGACAGGTTATGGCTAACTTTGCAAGCAACACGCTTAAAGCCAAAACGGCTGTTATCTACACGGATACGTCCAGTGACTACTCTAAAGGTCTGCAAACATTCTTTGAAGAAACATTCACAAAGAACGGCGGACAAATCCTGAGCAAAGAGTCTTACCAACAAAAAGACTCTGACTTCAAAGCCGTATTGACACGTATTAAAGCAGCTAACCCGGATGTTATCTACCTGCCGGGCTACTATGAAGAAGTAGGCAAAATCCTGAAACAAGCACGCGAAATGGGCATTAAGGCTCCGTTCATGGGCGGCGACGGCTGGGATTCTCCGCAGCTGGCTGAAATCGCAGGCGCGGCAGCTCTGGACAACACTTACATGTCTAACCACTATTCGCCGGAAGATACCGCTCCAGAAGTTAAGAGCTTCGTTGACGCCTACAAAGCGGCCAACAGCAACGCAGTACCGGACGGCATGGCAGCCCTTGGCTATGACGCTGTTAAGCTGGTAGCTGATGCCATTACCCGCGCAGGAGCGGCTGAACCGGCCAAGATTAAAGACGCCCTGGCAGCGACTAAGGATCTGCAGCTGGCTACTGGCAAAATTTCGATGAACGAATCGCATGACCCGGTTAAAGCGGCTGTCGTACTGAAATTCGTTGGCGGCAAGCAAACCTTCGAAACCAAGGTTAATCCGTAA
- a CDS encoding ABC transporter ATP-binding protein translates to MLTVQGINVYYGAIHALKDLSINVNQGEIVTLIGANGAGKSTLLKTLSGLLKPKTGSIEFVGKSITNQSVQGIVKQGLIHCPEGRRVFANMSVEENLELGAYLQDSSSLAADFEKVYSTFPRLRERKKQQAGTLSGGEQQMLAMGRAIMGHPKLLLLDEPSMGLAPLLVQDIFKIIQEVNAAGTTVLLVEQNAHQALKIAHRAYVLETGRVVLEGDAKELADSEEIKMAYLGH, encoded by the coding sequence ATGCTTACAGTACAAGGAATCAATGTTTACTACGGAGCCATTCACGCCCTGAAGGACCTCAGCATCAATGTCAATCAGGGAGAAATCGTTACGCTCATCGGAGCCAACGGCGCCGGCAAATCGACGCTTCTCAAGACGCTCTCGGGATTGCTTAAGCCGAAGACGGGAAGTATTGAATTTGTGGGGAAATCCATTACGAACCAGAGCGTGCAGGGGATAGTCAAGCAGGGATTGATTCACTGCCCTGAAGGTCGGCGCGTATTCGCAAATATGTCTGTAGAGGAGAACCTGGAACTCGGAGCTTATTTGCAGGATTCCAGCAGCCTGGCTGCTGATTTTGAGAAGGTGTACAGCACCTTCCCCCGTCTTCGGGAACGCAAGAAGCAGCAAGCCGGAACGCTGTCCGGCGGCGAACAGCAAATGCTCGCTATGGGGCGCGCCATTATGGGACACCCGAAGCTGCTTTTGCTGGATGAACCGTCCATGGGACTTGCTCCGCTTCTGGTGCAGGATATTTTCAAGATCATCCAGGAAGTGAACGCAGCCGGAACGACCGTGCTGTTGGTTGAACAAAATGCGCATCAGGCGCTCAAAATCGCCCATCGTGCTTATGTGCTGGAAACCGGCAGAGTCGTACTGGAAGGAGACGCCAAGGAATTGGCGGATTCGGAAGAAATCAAAATGGCTTATCTTGGGCACTAA
- a CDS encoding MBL fold metallo-hydrolase, producing MKLQLIRHAALWLEYGGSVFLIDPMLGEPGAYPPIVNSGNERRNPLVGLPGPVNMWLKPDAVIVTHFHNDHWDTAAASLLAKDIPLFSQEEDGERISAQGFTAVTPIQEQAEFRGVRLIRTGGRHGTGEIGKLMGPVSGFILQASDEPVLYIAGDTIWCEEVREALDRYQPETVVVNAGEARFVSGDPITMNEQDILSLCVYTPETKVVAVHMDAINHCHLTRDKLQERLEEKGLLGRVHIPSDGEFLALD from the coding sequence ATGAAGCTTCAATTAATAAGACATGCGGCGCTTTGGCTGGAGTACGGGGGTTCCGTCTTTCTGATCGATCCGATGCTAGGTGAGCCCGGAGCCTATCCGCCGATTGTGAACAGCGGCAATGAACGGCGGAATCCGCTCGTTGGCCTTCCCGGCCCAGTGAACATGTGGCTTAAACCGGATGCCGTAATTGTAACCCATTTTCACAATGACCACTGGGATACTGCTGCTGCGTCACTGCTTGCAAAAGATATTCCGCTATTCAGCCAGGAAGAGGACGGGGAACGGATCAGCGCACAGGGTTTTACTGCAGTTACTCCTATCCAAGAGCAGGCGGAATTCCGCGGAGTCCGGTTAATCCGTACAGGAGGCAGACATGGTACCGGAGAGATCGGGAAGCTGATGGGACCGGTGTCCGGCTTTATACTCCAAGCGTCTGATGAGCCTGTGCTCTATATCGCTGGAGATACGATCTGGTGTGAAGAGGTGCGGGAAGCACTGGACCGGTATCAGCCGGAAACCGTGGTCGTAAATGCGGGTGAAGCGCGGTTTGTGAGCGGAGACCCCATTACAATGAATGAACAAGATATATTAAGCTTGTGCGTGTATACTCCCGAGACGAAAGTGGTAGCCGTCCATATGGATGCGATCAACCACTGCCATCTGACCAGGGATAAACTGCAGGAACGGCTTGAAGAGAAAGGATTGCTCGGCAGGGTGCATATTCCATCGGATGGGGAGTTTCTTGCGCTTGACTGA
- a CDS encoding ABC transporter ATP-binding protein: protein MAASATAVLLDVKKASRSFGGLKALSEVSLHINKGELIGLIGPNGAGKTTLFNLLTGVYPPSTGSIILGNESVGGMKPYRINRKGAARTFQNIRLFTAMTVLDNVKIAFHQHAKHSMFTSMLRLPNHFKGEDEITQKALDILKIFNLDDQSTELAGNLSYGNQRRLEIARALAAGPKLLLLDEPAAGMNPNETHDLMNLIAWIRKEFDLTILLIEHDMSLVMGVCDRIYVLDRGMLIANGTPSEIRSNPKVIEAYLGQEA, encoded by the coding sequence ATGGCGGCATCAGCGACAGCAGTGCTTCTTGATGTTAAGAAAGCCAGCCGTTCCTTCGGGGGACTCAAGGCGCTCAGCGAAGTTTCTCTTCATATTAATAAAGGTGAACTGATTGGTCTGATCGGACCGAACGGTGCAGGTAAAACGACGCTGTTCAATCTGCTGACCGGCGTATATCCTCCTTCGACAGGCAGTATTATACTGGGTAATGAATCCGTCGGCGGTATGAAGCCGTACCGGATTAACCGCAAAGGGGCGGCACGTACTTTTCAGAATATCCGCCTCTTTACTGCAATGACAGTACTGGATAACGTCAAGATCGCTTTTCACCAGCACGCCAAACACTCGATGTTCACCTCCATGCTTCGTCTGCCGAATCATTTCAAGGGTGAAGATGAGATTACACAGAAGGCGCTTGATATTCTAAAGATTTTTAATCTTGACGATCAAAGTACGGAACTGGCTGGTAATCTCAGTTACGGCAACCAGCGTCGTCTGGAAATCGCGCGGGCTCTTGCGGCTGGACCGAAGCTGCTGCTGCTCGACGAACCGGCAGCCGGTATGAATCCGAACGAGACGCATGATTTAATGAATCTCATCGCCTGGATCCGCAAGGAATTCGACCTTACGATTCTCCTGATCGAGCATGATATGTCGCTGGTTATGGGTGTCTGCGACCGGATTTACGTATTGGACCGCGGGATGCTGATTGCAAATGGCACACCGTCCGAGATCCGGAGCAATCCCAAAGTTATCGAAGCGTATTTGGGACAGGAGGCGTAA
- a CDS encoding SprT family protein — MTNEELQRWIERVSRESFGLPFRHKASFNSRLSSTGGRYFMKTHNIEINPRQLAAYGPEETEKIIKHELCHYHLHLAKRGYRHRDADFKALLERVGGSRYCRNLPGAKARGPMPYRYKLICTQCSAEYLRKRKVNPQRYRCGKCAGPLKLTVIEGAEPKAKR, encoded by the coding sequence ATGACCAACGAAGAATTGCAGCGCTGGATCGAGCGGGTATCGCGGGAAAGCTTCGGATTGCCCTTTCGCCATAAAGCGTCGTTTAACAGCAGGCTGTCCTCTACCGGTGGACGTTATTTTATGAAAACCCATAATATTGAGATTAATCCCCGCCAGCTTGCGGCGTACGGGCCAGAGGAAACGGAGAAAATTATCAAGCATGAGCTCTGTCACTACCATCTTCACCTGGCAAAAAGAGGGTACCGTCACCGGGACGCCGACTTTAAAGCACTGCTCGAACGCGTAGGAGGCAGCCGGTACTGCCGAAACCTTCCCGGAGCGAAAGCGCGGGGGCCGATGCCTTACCGCTATAAGCTCATTTGTACCCAGTGCAGCGCGGAGTACCTCCGTAAACGCAAGGTGAATCCGCAGCGCTACCGCTGCGGGAAATGCGCCGGTCCGCTGAAGCTTACGGTGATTGAAGGGGCCGAGCCTAAAGCGAAGCGATAG
- a CDS encoding Lrp/AsnC family transcriptional regulator translates to MSQALLDETDLLILRQLIQDSTLSNKEIGRTVHMTGQAVGARIRRLRELGVITGYSIGWDPEKLGLHVHALITVFLNSGSAHQTFLQFVASEEEIEEAYRVSGEGCYWMRARTESPERLNALLDRLLKYGNYKVSLAIGQVK, encoded by the coding sequence ATGAGCCAAGCGCTTTTAGACGAGACCGATCTGCTCATATTGCGGCAGCTGATACAAGACTCCACACTCAGCAACAAAGAGATTGGCAGGACGGTTCATATGACGGGGCAAGCCGTGGGGGCGCGTATTCGCAGGCTGCGGGAACTCGGCGTAATTACGGGTTATTCGATAGGCTGGGACCCGGAAAAGCTGGGACTGCACGTGCATGCCTTGATCACGGTATTCCTGAATTCAGGAAGCGCCCATCAGACATTCCTGCAGTTCGTTGCATCCGAGGAGGAGATTGAAGAGGCATACCGCGTCAGCGGCGAGGGCTGTTATTGGATGCGGGCGCGCACTGAGAGCCCGGAACGGTTGAACGCGCTGCTCGACCGGCTGCTAAAGTACGGTAACTATAAGGTAAGCCTCGCTATAGGCCAGGTAAAATAG
- the cmpA gene encoding cortex morphogenetic protein CmpA, giving the protein MPQWLSHQLMKAYYKKDRRQIKLLNECWFFYRGSAVKR; this is encoded by the coding sequence ATGCCGCAATGGCTCAGCCATCAGCTTATGAAAGCCTACTACAAAAAGGACCGGAGACAGATCAAGCTGCTGAACGAGTGCTGGTTCTTCTACCGGGGTTCCGCAGTAAAACGTTAG
- a CDS encoding branched-chain amino acid ABC transporter permease: MEYFIQQLINGISVGSIYALIALGYTMVYGIIKLINFAHGDVFMVGSFIGLFSAKYLASAGLPPVLVLIISLIFSMTVSALLGITIERLAYKPLRKSTRIAALITAIGVSFLLEYTGVLVLGPQAQGFPDIMAKKQYQLFGTSIQVESNQVMILITTIILMIILQYIVRYTKTGKAMRAVSFDMEAARLMGINVDRTISATFAIGSALAAAAGVIFGMTYNSVDPLMGVMPGLKAFVAAVLGGIGSIPGALVGGLLLGTVETEISSLGYSSWRDGVAFAVLILILIFKPSGLFGKNVREKV; this comes from the coding sequence ATGGAGTATTTTATTCAGCAGTTAATTAACGGGATTTCCGTAGGCAGCATTTATGCGCTGATCGCCTTGGGCTATACCATGGTTTACGGGATCATTAAGCTGATCAACTTTGCACATGGGGATGTGTTTATGGTTGGTTCGTTTATTGGTCTGTTCAGTGCTAAATATCTGGCATCGGCAGGGCTTCCACCGGTTTTGGTCCTGATCATATCTCTGATTTTTTCCATGACGGTCAGTGCGCTGCTTGGCATCACAATTGAACGTCTTGCCTACAAGCCGCTGCGCAAATCCACACGGATTGCTGCGCTGATTACGGCAATCGGCGTATCCTTTTTGCTGGAATATACCGGGGTGCTCGTACTTGGGCCGCAAGCTCAAGGTTTCCCTGACATTATGGCGAAGAAGCAGTACCAATTGTTCGGAACTTCCATCCAGGTGGAATCGAACCAGGTTATGATTTTGATTACAACGATTATTCTGATGATTATTTTGCAATACATCGTACGTTATACCAAGACCGGTAAAGCGATGCGGGCGGTATCGTTCGATATGGAAGCGGCGCGTCTGATGGGGATCAACGTAGACCGTACTATTTCGGCAACCTTTGCCATCGGTTCGGCGCTTGCGGCTGCGGCTGGTGTTATTTTTGGTATGACCTACAACTCCGTTGACCCGCTGATGGGCGTTATGCCGGGACTGAAAGCGTTCGTCGCCGCGGTGCTTGGAGGCATCGGAAGCATTCCGGGCGCACTTGTTGGCGGCTTGCTGCTGGGTACGGTAGAGACAGAAATTTCCTCGCTCGGATATTCCTCCTGGCGTGACGGCGTGGCCTTTGCCGTATTGATCCTGATCCTTATCTTTAAACCATCCGGGCTGTTCGGCAAGAATGTCCGGGAGAAAGTGTAG
- a CDS encoding XRE family transcriptional regulator encodes MRTKKPITPYGWTIKQRLAEMMLSQKDFCQMHGIPPYRLSNLIHGTRSALRYRRQVNQLLDIAADITCEVRND; translated from the coding sequence ATACGCACTAAAAAGCCCATAACCCCTTACGGATGGACAATCAAGCAGCGCCTGGCGGAGATGATGCTGAGTCAAAAAGACTTTTGCCAAATGCACGGCATACCGCCCTACCGCCTATCCAATCTAATTCACGGAACGCGCAGCGCCCTGCGGTACCGCCGGCAGGTGAACCAACTGCTGGATATAGCCGCGGACATAACGTGTGAAGTGCGAAATGACTGA
- a CDS encoding CGNR zinc finger domain-containing protein: MMLWDDFINSYWRDWRTGDKSKDRDRLEDPQWIEPWLSAHGLPALPMPDSGQLDELKKLRSYLFDTVREVVGGKEPACLPEQLNHYMAAGPVMRQAVRDDDGRIKVSLLPLRTDWEQVMAEIAASFASALAEKEQSRFRICDNPDCLWVYYDDTRNRSKRYCDDKACGNLMKVRRFRARKKAEQ, encoded by the coding sequence ATGATGCTGTGGGATGATTTTATTAACAGCTACTGGCGGGATTGGAGAACGGGAGACAAGAGCAAAGACAGGGACCGTCTGGAAGATCCGCAGTGGATAGAGCCTTGGCTCTCCGCACATGGACTGCCCGCTCTGCCTATGCCGGACTCCGGGCAATTGGATGAACTCAAGAAGCTGCGCAGCTATCTTTTCGATACAGTCCGGGAGGTAGTAGGAGGCAAAGAGCCTGCCTGTCTGCCGGAGCAATTGAACCATTATATGGCGGCCGGCCCCGTCATGAGACAGGCGGTAAGGGACGATGATGGACGAATTAAAGTGTCGCTGCTGCCTCTGCGGACTGACTGGGAACAGGTAATGGCGGAGATTGCCGCTTCTTTTGCCTCTGCCCTGGCGGAAAAAGAGCAGTCCAGATTCCGTATCTGCGACAATCCCGACTGTCTCTGGGTCTATTATGACGATACGCGCAACCGTTCCAAGCGCTACTGTGACGATAAGGCCTGCGGCAATCTGATGAAGGTCCGCCGTTTCCGGGCCCGGAAGAAAGCGGAACAGTAA
- a CDS encoding DinB family protein, which yields MQNKISEVLLQNWDYAMDQEDWAPPLKDALDGVSSEQALWKPQGEAANSIWETVNHLTYYKDRLLRKLKGLPSPPYLESNDATFTVTESGEEAWEKAVSHLKKVHADLREIIEALGEGAYNWGGSGHAPGEEVMSLILHDAYHTGQIVLVRKLQGSWPSKRSFS from the coding sequence ATGCAAAATAAAATTAGTGAGGTTCTGCTCCAAAATTGGGATTATGCGATGGATCAGGAGGATTGGGCGCCGCCGCTAAAGGATGCGCTGGATGGCGTGAGCAGTGAGCAGGCGCTCTGGAAGCCGCAGGGAGAAGCCGCCAACTCGATTTGGGAAACGGTCAACCACCTGACTTACTATAAGGATCGGCTGCTGCGGAAGCTGAAGGGCCTGCCCAGCCCGCCGTATTTGGAGAGCAACGACGCTACATTTACAGTAACGGAAAGCGGTGAAGAAGCGTGGGAGAAGGCGGTATCCCATCTTAAAAAAGTCCATGCCGACCTGCGTGAAATTATTGAGGCGCTGGGGGAAGGCGCATATAATTGGGGCGGTTCAGGGCATGCTCCGGGGGAAGAAGTGATGAGCCTTATTCTGCATGATGCTTATCATACGGGACAAATTGTGCTGGTTCGCAAGCTGCAGGGCTCCTGGCCGTCCAAACGAAGTTTTAGCTAG
- a CDS encoding PTS fructose transporter subunit IIABC translates to MRITDLMIKQTMIMDLQATTKDAAIDELIASLAANGRINDPVLFKQMILKREEESSTGIGGGIAMPHAKTKAVNEATVVFAKSAGGVEFESLDGEPAHLFFMIAAPEGAANTHLRTLAALSRLLIDVEFIDQLKNTKTPDEVAALFDAKQEEQEAAKKAEEEKAKQEEEAKAKAEQSSTSGMIVGNPSNMEAFVVAVTACPTGIAHTFMAEDALKKKAKELGINIRVETNGSEGAKNVLTPDEIRRASGVIVAADKQVEMARFDGKPLLQRPVSDGIRKPEELIRKAAAGEVPIYRSQGKAASDAAPAGKISVGSKIYKDLMNGISHMLPFVVGGGILLAISFLFEQIASVDNPIVKLLQTIGGGDGAFHFLIPILAGFIAMSIGDRPALMPGIVGGFMAASSNAGFLGGLAAGFLAGYIVIGLRKVFAGIPQTLDGLKPILLYPVFGLLVTGAIMYYLFDPFFSWINTGLIDVLNNLGTGNAVLLGLVLGGMMAIDMGGPFNKAAYTFAIGVFTSTGDGAMMAAVMAGGMVPPLAIALATTLFKNKFTEDERKSGITNYVLGLSFITEGAIPFAAADPMRVLTSCILGSAVAGGLTQFWKINIPAPHGGIFVAALANHALLFLLAVAIGAVISALVFGVWKKPLVENPVEVSAKRSLV, encoded by the coding sequence ATGAGAATTACGGACCTGATGATCAAACAGACAATGATCATGGATTTGCAGGCCACAACCAAGGATGCGGCAATTGATGAATTGATTGCCAGCCTTGCTGCAAACGGCCGGATTAATGATCCGGTGCTGTTTAAGCAAATGATTCTGAAGCGTGAAGAAGAGTCCAGCACAGGCATCGGCGGCGGTATTGCCATGCCTCACGCCAAGACCAAAGCTGTTAATGAAGCGACGGTTGTATTTGCGAAAAGCGCAGGCGGCGTGGAATTTGAATCTTTGGACGGAGAACCGGCGCACCTGTTCTTCATGATCGCCGCTCCGGAAGGCGCGGCCAATACGCATCTGCGTACGCTTGCCGCCCTTTCCCGTCTGCTGATCGATGTTGAATTCATCGACCAACTGAAGAATACCAAGACGCCTGATGAAGTAGCGGCGCTCTTCGACGCCAAACAGGAGGAGCAAGAAGCGGCCAAAAAGGCGGAAGAGGAAAAAGCCAAACAGGAAGAAGAAGCAAAAGCGAAAGCCGAGCAATCTTCCACTAGCGGAATGATCGTCGGCAATCCAAGCAATATGGAAGCGTTTGTAGTCGCCGTTACCGCGTGTCCGACAGGCATTGCCCACACCTTTATGGCTGAAGATGCCCTTAAGAAGAAAGCCAAAGAGTTGGGAATTAATATCCGCGTTGAAACCAACGGTTCCGAGGGCGCAAAGAATGTGCTGACTCCCGATGAAATCCGCCGGGCGAGCGGTGTTATCGTTGCGGCTGACAAGCAGGTGGAAATGGCCCGTTTCGATGGCAAGCCACTGCTGCAAAGACCGGTAAGCGACGGCATTCGCAAGCCGGAAGAGCTGATCCGCAAAGCGGCTGCCGGCGAAGTTCCGATCTATCGCAGCCAAGGCAAAGCCGCTTCGGATGCGGCGCCTGCGGGCAAGATCAGTGTCGGCAGTAAAATCTATAAAGATTTGATGAACGGTATTTCCCATATGCTGCCCTTCGTGGTCGGCGGCGGTATTTTACTCGCAATTTCCTTCTTGTTTGAGCAGATTGCGAGCGTAGACAATCCGATTGTTAAGCTGTTGCAGACCATCGGCGGCGGCGACGGAGCATTCCACTTCCTGATTCCGATCCTGGCCGGCTTCATTGCAATGAGCATCGGCGACCGTCCTGCATTGATGCCCGGTATTGTCGGCGGCTTTATGGCAGCGAGCTCCAATGCCGGTTTCCTTGGCGGTCTCGCCGCCGGTTTCCTGGCCGGTTATATCGTTATCGGATTGCGCAAGGTGTTTGCGGGCATACCCCAGACGCTTGACGGTCTGAAACCGATTCTGCTGTATCCTGTATTCGGTCTGCTTGTTACCGGCGCTATTATGTACTACCTGTTCGATCCGTTCTTTAGTTGGATCAACACGGGCCTCATCGACGTTCTGAACAATCTTGGAACCGGCAACGCCGTTCTGCTGGGACTTGTCCTTGGCGGCATGATGGCGATTGACATGGGCGGTCCTTTCAATAAAGCGGCTTATACGTTTGCCATTGGCGTCTTCACATCCACCGGCGACGGTGCGATGATGGCGGCTGTTATGGCGGGCGGCATGGTTCCTCCGCTGGCAATCGCACTGGCTACCACACTGTTCAAGAATAAATTCACGGAAGATGAACGGAAATCCGGCATAACGAACTATGTGCTCGGCTTGTCCTTCATCACCGAAGGCGCAATTCCATTTGCGGCTGCCGACCCGATGCGCGTTCTGACTTCCTGTATCCTGGGTTCGGCTGTTGCCGGGGGATTGACCCAATTTTGGAAAATTAATATTCCGGCTCCGCATGGCGGCATCTTCGTAGCCGCACTCGCAAACCATGCGCTGCTGTTCCTGCTGGCGGTTGCCATCGGCGCGGTAATCTCCGCCCTGGTATTCGGAGTGTGGAAGAAGCCGCTTGTAGAGAACCCGGTTGAAGTAAGTGCTAAACGTTCTTTGGTTTAA
- a CDS encoding branched-chain amino acid ABC transporter permease: MKINKKFWLSIVLALVLYGVVQILLTTGTLNDVYKSMFLLICVNVMLAVSLNLINGITGQFSIGHAGFMSVGAYVSAILTLDYDVPFILTIIIGGLVAAVCGVLIGMPTLRLNGDYLAIATLGFGEIIRIIMLNTEYVGGASGLSGIPAKTTWTIMFFFTLITVVLINNFIRSTHGRACIAIRENEIAAEAMGINTTLYKIIAFTIGALFAGMAGGLSAHTFYVITPGSFNFLKSFEILVMVVLGGLGSTAGSIVGAVFVTLLYTYLRDFPEWRMIIYSIVLILMMIFRPGGLLGSTKFSLKKFGKKEAKANGGISDSSAS; this comes from the coding sequence GTGAAGATAAATAAAAAATTCTGGCTGAGCATTGTCCTTGCCTTGGTTTTATATGGGGTTGTACAAATTCTGCTAACAACGGGAACTCTTAATGATGTTTACAAATCGATGTTTCTTCTGATCTGCGTTAACGTTATGCTGGCGGTATCACTCAACCTTATTAACGGGATTACCGGACAGTTTTCTATCGGGCATGCGGGGTTTATGTCCGTTGGCGCATACGTTTCGGCCATTTTGACGCTTGACTATGATGTTCCATTTATTCTTACAATTATTATTGGCGGTTTGGTGGCGGCGGTTTGCGGAGTGCTTATCGGAATGCCTACACTGCGGCTAAATGGTGACTATTTGGCAATCGCGACACTTGGCTTCGGGGAAATCATCCGGATTATTATGCTGAACACGGAATACGTCGGCGGCGCTTCGGGCCTCAGCGGGATTCCGGCGAAGACGACATGGACCATCATGTTCTTCTTCACGTTGATTACGGTTGTTCTGATCAATAACTTTATCCGTTCCACTCACGGCCGGGCCTGTATCGCCATTCGCGAGAATGAGATTGCGGCTGAAGCTATGGGTATCAACACGACACTGTACAAAATCATCGCATTTACAATCGGCGCCCTGTTTGCCGGAATGGCGGGGGGACTATCAGCTCATACGTTCTACGTTATTACACCGGGCAGCTTCAACTTCCTGAAGTCGTTCGAAATTCTCGTTATGGTCGTTCTCGGGGGACTGGGCAGCACGGCCGGCTCGATTGTCGGCGCCGTCTTCGTAACCCTGCTGTATACTTACCTGCGGGATTTCCCGGAATGGCGCATGATTATTTATTCGATCGTTCTGATTCTGATGATGATTTTCCGTCCGGGCGGTCTGCTTGGAAGCACGAAATTTTCTCTCAAGAAGTTCGGCAAAAAGGAGGCGAAGGCAAATGGCGGCATCAGCGACAGCAGTGCTTCTTGA